A single genomic interval of Gouania willdenowi chromosome 10, fGouWil2.1, whole genome shotgun sequence harbors:
- the gdpd2 gene encoding glycerophosphoinositol inositolphosphodiesterase GDPD2, with product MEWGVPCSPVVPLRSGGPGQLAGPLLARVFRGGWCGPWPAMPWGCCWFTVLTGVSLLSLCWMYICLVTFNDREDINWQGFKVLKWWLNWFMVLIIISAVLTSYCVLLLLFALLQVALGEQLDLHWLHKIFLFLGVVFVALGVTGFSLNWKQEWPTVPLSLQATAPFLQFGGVGALTLLTSLVLNSFLKAKEGSKFFIATIFLAVSAAIFLCPVFIQSPCLIDPLNLPEKPKLIGHRGAPMLAPENTMMSFNRSIACNMAGLETDVQLSKDRIPFLMHDNDTGFLLRTTNVKERFPNKSFNRSSDLTFEELQGLNAGEWFLKTDPFHSVSQLSEEEKERARQQSIPSLLQLLDLAKKHNKSVIFDLYSNNQENDTVDVVQTILSSGIDPSLVLWLPSEGREYVNYTAPGFIHIYNNIHDMFNKGGKHLNVKYNKLRMKTIRDLRENNVTVNLWVVNERWLFSLLWCAGASSVTTNSCDLQHVGRPDWVMAPSQYKAIWIAVDIVSAVIMIGVFILKRDTEKYSCSLE from the exons TGGGGCTGCTGCTGGTTCACAGTGCTCACTGGTGTGTCACTGCTCTCCCTGTGTTGGATGTACATCTGTCTGGTTACTTTTAATGACAGAGAGGATATAAACTG GCAGGGGTTTAAAGTTCTGAAGTGGTGGTTGAACTGGTTCATGGTGCTCATCATCATCTCTGCAGTGTTAACCAGCTACTGTGTTCTGCTGCTG CTTTTTGCTTTGCTACAAGTTGCCTTGGGAGAACAACTCGATTTGCATTGGCTGCACAAG atctttttatttttgggaGTGGTATTTGTTGCCTTGGGAGTCACAGGATTCAGTCTGAATTGGAAACAGGAATGGCCTACTGTTCCTCTGTCACTGCAG GCCACTGCTCCTTTCTTACAGTTTGGTGGAGTTGGAGCTCTAACTCTGTTGACCTCTTTGGTTTTAAACAGCTTCCTCAAAGCTAAAGaag GGTCTAAGTTCTTCATTGCAACAATATTTCTAGCTGTGTCAGCAGCCATCTTTCTGTGTCCTGTCTTCATCCAGTCTCCTTGTCTAATAGACCCACTGAATCTGCCTGAAAAACCTAAACTCATCGGTCACAGAGGAGCACCAATG CTGGCCCCAGAGAACACCATGATGTCTTTTAACAGAAGCATTGCATGTAATATGGCAGGTTTGGAGACAGATGTGCAGCTCAG TAAAGACCGAATTCCCTTCCTGATGCACGATAATGACACTGGCTTCTTGCTGAGAACAACAAACGTTAAAGAGCGTTTTCCCAACAAAAGCTTCAACCGCAGTTCTGATTTGACTTTTGAGGAACTCCAGGGTCTCAATGCAGGTGAATGGTTCCTGAAG ACAGATCCTTTCCACTCAGTGTCCCAGCTGTCTGAGGAGGAAAAGGAACGAGCGAGACAGCAGTCGATCCCATCCTTACTTCAGCTCCTGGATCTTGCTAAAAAGCACAACAAGTCCGTAATATTTGACCTCTACAGTAACAACCAGGAAAATGACACAGTAGATGTCGTCCAAACCATCCTAAGTTCAGGCATTGACCCAAGCCTG GTCCTATGGCTTCCTTCTGAAGGAAGAGAATATGTAAACTATACAGCTCCAGGTTTTATTCACATCTATAACAATATCCATGACATGTTCAACAAAGGAGGAAAACACCTGAATGTGAAATACAACAAATTGAGAATGAAAACAAttag AGACCTCCGAGAGAACAATGTCACAGTGAACTTGTGGGTGGTCAACGAGCGCTGGCTTTTCTCACTGCTGTGGTGTGCAGGAGCCAGCTCAGTCACCACCAACTCCTGTGACCTACAGCATGTGGGCAGGCCTGACTGGGTCATG GCACCTTCTCAATACAAAGCAATATGGATTGCTGTGGATATTGTATCTGCTGTGATAATGATTGGAGTTTTCATACTGAAGAG AGACACAGAGAAATACTCCTGCAGCCTGGAATGA